A DNA window from Synchiropus splendidus isolate RoL2022-P1 chromosome 2, RoL_Sspl_1.0, whole genome shotgun sequence contains the following coding sequences:
- the LOC128754218 gene encoding adult enhancer factor 1-like — translation MPPQNQTHEAVASLKLELVAAIRGAFEVAVELAVREVTELVGQTTDKYLEVMRREKESLSQRRERAKGYMDRGRSESQHYLKNNCKPINDCGSSAAAGQSTMDPNGVSTRHLYLSMKDEVGALKVDEEPHVISSDEDTATGYVDGDVLDCKDRTEIASQNIRNKKKAPPHMVKVKHEKIKEETCQIKVEDCSPKRESEAESSLSIVSKERQNVVPRQTGELAAARPVQVAIANGQMLPVESVITISVLPTAEVHIPQNTISNIYNTLGQTINPASLTPSKRTSPFRCTICNREFNYLMNLKTHLRIHTGERPYTCHICSRRFRHSNALRRHIRIHTGEKPYNCGWCEKSFRHIEGLKIHQRSHK, via the exons ATGCCACCGCAAAACCAGACCCATGAAGCCGTCGCGTCTCTTAAACTGGAGCTGGTCGCTGCAATCCGCGGAGCCTTCGAGGTGGCCGTGGAGCTCGCAGTTCGGGAGGTGACGGAGTTAGTCGGCCAGACAACAGACAAATACCTGGAGGTGATGCGTCGAGAGAAGGAATCTCTCAGCCAAAGAAGGGAGCGAGCTAAAGGTTATATGGACAGAGGAAGAAGTGAGAGTCAGCACTACCTCAAGAACAACTGCAAGCCTATAAATGACTGcggctcctctgctgctgccggGCAGAGCACCATGGATCCCAACGGTGTCTCAACCAGACACTTGTATCTAAGCATGAAGGACGAGGTCGGTGCCTTGAAAGTGGATGAGGAGCCTCATGTGATCAGTTCCGATGAAGACACTGCGACTG GATATGTCGACGGAGATGTACTTGACTGCAAAGACAGGACTGAGATTGCTTCCCAAAATATAAGAAACAAAAAGAAGGCCCCTCCACACATGGTTAAAGTGAAGCATGAGAAAATCAAAGAGGAAACCTGTCAAATTAAAGTGGAGGATTGTAGCCCGAAGAGGGAATCTGAAGCAGAGTCATCGCTGTCTATAGTTTCAAAGGAGCGGCAGAATGTTGTACCGCGGCAAACTGGAG AACTGGCTGCCGCGCGTCCTGTTCAAGTAGCGATCGCCAATGGCCAAATGTTGCCCGTGGAGTCTGTCATCACAATTTCTGTACTACCAACGGCAGAGGTCCATATTCCTCAGAATACGATTAGCAATATTTATAATACATTGGGTCAAACTATAAATCCAGCAAGTTTGACCCCGAGCAAAAGGACCAGCCCATTCCGCTGCACCATATGCAACAGAGAGTTTAACTATCTGATGAACCTCAAGACCCATCTTCGCATCCACACAGGAGAGCGGCCGTACACTTGCCACATCTGCTCCAGGCGTTTCCGCCACTCAAACGCATTAAGAAGACATATTCGgattcacactggagagaagccTTACAACTGTGGGTGGTGTGAGAAGTCCTTCAGACatatagaaggactgaagataCATCAGCGGTCCCATAAGTAG
- the LOC128754212 gene encoding protrudin-like isoform X1: MHSGAGFQEQSPAAGDRAERGQLVHTLSNETLGSLDVSELGSPRNTPHFDLLNMVVSYKKMALYLEPVADAVELARFLLGWRMPLCSLFVCLFLDVFFCTINEVGWFSMCVVVVTMPAALGYLQDRYGGKPSEAELQKRRYHAVHRRDLQTVNLSKQEAMLEVKDLLKHLDDMLTSACHSAEALYKVLYWDNHTKSSRFYGAMLLVVCLLYVAPVGWVLAGLNSTIFLWNEDFCRVLSDLRKVFHVGPAQASDAVGDEQSQSNFVDQTPTPTSLEDLSPGSVEEAEEAEPDDEFKDAIEESSVSLQEAPMVLVEDDDGPLVAPEYDTMSENGLLSRNEPIRSKVSKLTEKLRKRYPTAATGNCSSCNAVFSVLKKRKNCSNCGNSFCSRCCSFKVFRSSMGATAPEAQRETVFVCGPCNSLLVKLQ; the protein is encoded by the exons ATGCACAGTGGAGCAGGATTCCAAGAGCAGTCACCTGCTGCCGGGGACCGGGCGGAGCGTGGGCAGCTGGTCCACACTCTGTCCAACGAAACCTTAGGTTCCCTGGATGTGTCTGAGCTTGGGAGCCCACGGAATACTCCACACTTTGACCTTCTCAACATGGTTGTGTCTTATAAGAAAATGGCACTGTATCTGGAACCGGTTGCGGACGCGGTGGAACTGGCTCGCTTCCTGCTCGG GTGGAGAATGCCACTGTGCTCACTGTTCGTCTGCTTGTTTCTCGATGTCTTCTTCTGCACTATTAATGAAG TGGGGTGGTTCTCGATGTGTGTGGTTGTGGTGACCATGCCTGCTGCCCTGGGCTACCTGCAGGACAGGTACGGGGGCAAACCTTCGGAGGCTGAGCTCCAAAAGAGGCGATACCATGCAGTGCACCGCAGAGATCTTCAGACGGTTAACCTCAGCAAACAGGAAGCCATGCTGGAAGTCAAAGACCT GTTGAAGCACCTTGATGACATGTTGACGTCTGCATGTCACTCAGCAGAAGCACTTTACAAGGTCCTGTACTGGGACAACCACACAAAGTCCTCCAG ATTCTACGGCGCGATGTTGTTGGTGGTGTGTTTGCTGTACGTCGCTCCTGTGGGCTGGGTGCTTGCAGGGCTCAACAGTACCATCTTCCTCTGGAATGAAGACTTTTGTAGAG TTTTATCAGACCTCAGAAAGGTGTTCCATGTGGGTCCCGCCCAGGCCTCAGATGCAGTCGGGGATGAGCAGAGCCAGAGCAACTTTGTGGACCAAACACCCACACCCACAAGTCTGGAG GACCTGTCACCAGGAAGcgtagaggaagcagaggaggcagaACCTGATGACGAATTCAAGGATGCAATTGAG GAAAGTTCAGTTTCACTGCAG GAAGCTCCCATGGTCTTGGTG GAGGACGACGACGGGCCCCTGGTTGCGCCGGAGTATGATACCATGTCTGAAAACGGCCTTCTAAGTCGAAACGAGCCGATCCGCAGCAAAGTGTCCAAGTTGACAGAGAAGCTGCGCAAACGTTACCCCACTGCCGCCACAG GCAACTGTTCAAGCTGCAACGCTGTCTTCTCAGTCCTGAAGAAAAGG AAGAACTGCAGTAACTGCGGCAACAGCTTCTGCTCTCGCTGCTGCTCCTTCAAGGTGTTTCGGTCGAGCATGGGAGCGACAG CTCCAGAGGCCCAGAGGGAAACGGTGTTTGTCTGTGGCCCCTGCAACTCCTTGCTTGTCAAGCTACAATAA
- the LOC128754212 gene encoding protrudin-like isoform X2, with protein MHSGAGFQEQSPAAGDRAERGQLVHTLSNETLGSLDVSELGSPRNTPHFDLLNMVVSYKKMALYLEPVADAVELARFLLGWRMPLCSLFVCLFLDVFFCTINEVGWFSMCVVVVTMPAALGYLQDRYGGKPSEAELQKRRYHAVHRRDLQTVNLSKQEAMLEVKDLLKHLDDMLTSACHSAEALYKVLYWDNHTKSSRFYGAMLLVVCLLYVAPVGWVLAGLNSTIFLWNEDFCRVLSDLRKVFHVGPAQASDAVGDEQSQSNFVDQTPTPTSLEDLSPGSVEEAEEAEPDDEFKDAIEESSVSLQEDDDGPLVAPEYDTMSENGLLSRNEPIRSKVSKLTEKLRKRYPTAATGNCSSCNAVFSVLKKRKNCSNCGNSFCSRCCSFKVFRSSMGATAPEAQRETVFVCGPCNSLLVKLQ; from the exons ATGCACAGTGGAGCAGGATTCCAAGAGCAGTCACCTGCTGCCGGGGACCGGGCGGAGCGTGGGCAGCTGGTCCACACTCTGTCCAACGAAACCTTAGGTTCCCTGGATGTGTCTGAGCTTGGGAGCCCACGGAATACTCCACACTTTGACCTTCTCAACATGGTTGTGTCTTATAAGAAAATGGCACTGTATCTGGAACCGGTTGCGGACGCGGTGGAACTGGCTCGCTTCCTGCTCGG GTGGAGAATGCCACTGTGCTCACTGTTCGTCTGCTTGTTTCTCGATGTCTTCTTCTGCACTATTAATGAAG TGGGGTGGTTCTCGATGTGTGTGGTTGTGGTGACCATGCCTGCTGCCCTGGGCTACCTGCAGGACAGGTACGGGGGCAAACCTTCGGAGGCTGAGCTCCAAAAGAGGCGATACCATGCAGTGCACCGCAGAGATCTTCAGACGGTTAACCTCAGCAAACAGGAAGCCATGCTGGAAGTCAAAGACCT GTTGAAGCACCTTGATGACATGTTGACGTCTGCATGTCACTCAGCAGAAGCACTTTACAAGGTCCTGTACTGGGACAACCACACAAAGTCCTCCAG ATTCTACGGCGCGATGTTGTTGGTGGTGTGTTTGCTGTACGTCGCTCCTGTGGGCTGGGTGCTTGCAGGGCTCAACAGTACCATCTTCCTCTGGAATGAAGACTTTTGTAGAG TTTTATCAGACCTCAGAAAGGTGTTCCATGTGGGTCCCGCCCAGGCCTCAGATGCAGTCGGGGATGAGCAGAGCCAGAGCAACTTTGTGGACCAAACACCCACACCCACAAGTCTGGAG GACCTGTCACCAGGAAGcgtagaggaagcagaggaggcagaACCTGATGACGAATTCAAGGATGCAATTGAG GAAAGTTCAGTTTCACTGCAG GAGGACGACGACGGGCCCCTGGTTGCGCCGGAGTATGATACCATGTCTGAAAACGGCCTTCTAAGTCGAAACGAGCCGATCCGCAGCAAAGTGTCCAAGTTGACAGAGAAGCTGCGCAAACGTTACCCCACTGCCGCCACAG GCAACTGTTCAAGCTGCAACGCTGTCTTCTCAGTCCTGAAGAAAAGG AAGAACTGCAGTAACTGCGGCAACAGCTTCTGCTCTCGCTGCTGCTCCTTCAAGGTGTTTCGGTCGAGCATGGGAGCGACAG CTCCAGAGGCCCAGAGGGAAACGGTGTTTGTCTGTGGCCCCTGCAACTCCTTGCTTGTCAAGCTACAATAA
- the LOC128754212 gene encoding protrudin-like isoform X3, which translates to MHSGAGFQEQSPAAGDRAERGQLVHTLSNETLGSLDVSELGSPRNTPHFDLLNMVVSYKKMALYLEPVADAVELARFLLGWRMPLCSLFVCLFLDVFFCTINEVGWFSMCVVVVTMPAALGYLQDRYGGKPSEAELQKRRYHAVHRRDLQTVNLSKQEAMLEVKDLLKHLDDMLTSACHSAEALYKVLYWDNHTKSSRFYGAMLLVVCLLYVAPVGWVLAGLNSTIFLWNEDFCRVLSDLRKVFHVGPAQASDAVGDEQSQSNFVDQTPTPTSLEDLSPGSVEEAEEAEPDDEFKDAIEEDDDGPLVAPEYDTMSENGLLSRNEPIRSKVSKLTEKLRKRYPTAATGNCSSCNAVFSVLKKRKNCSNCGNSFCSRCCSFKVFRSSMGATAPEAQRETVFVCGPCNSLLVKLQ; encoded by the exons ATGCACAGTGGAGCAGGATTCCAAGAGCAGTCACCTGCTGCCGGGGACCGGGCGGAGCGTGGGCAGCTGGTCCACACTCTGTCCAACGAAACCTTAGGTTCCCTGGATGTGTCTGAGCTTGGGAGCCCACGGAATACTCCACACTTTGACCTTCTCAACATGGTTGTGTCTTATAAGAAAATGGCACTGTATCTGGAACCGGTTGCGGACGCGGTGGAACTGGCTCGCTTCCTGCTCGG GTGGAGAATGCCACTGTGCTCACTGTTCGTCTGCTTGTTTCTCGATGTCTTCTTCTGCACTATTAATGAAG TGGGGTGGTTCTCGATGTGTGTGGTTGTGGTGACCATGCCTGCTGCCCTGGGCTACCTGCAGGACAGGTACGGGGGCAAACCTTCGGAGGCTGAGCTCCAAAAGAGGCGATACCATGCAGTGCACCGCAGAGATCTTCAGACGGTTAACCTCAGCAAACAGGAAGCCATGCTGGAAGTCAAAGACCT GTTGAAGCACCTTGATGACATGTTGACGTCTGCATGTCACTCAGCAGAAGCACTTTACAAGGTCCTGTACTGGGACAACCACACAAAGTCCTCCAG ATTCTACGGCGCGATGTTGTTGGTGGTGTGTTTGCTGTACGTCGCTCCTGTGGGCTGGGTGCTTGCAGGGCTCAACAGTACCATCTTCCTCTGGAATGAAGACTTTTGTAGAG TTTTATCAGACCTCAGAAAGGTGTTCCATGTGGGTCCCGCCCAGGCCTCAGATGCAGTCGGGGATGAGCAGAGCCAGAGCAACTTTGTGGACCAAACACCCACACCCACAAGTCTGGAG GACCTGTCACCAGGAAGcgtagaggaagcagaggaggcagaACCTGATGACGAATTCAAGGATGCAATTGAG GAGGACGACGACGGGCCCCTGGTTGCGCCGGAGTATGATACCATGTCTGAAAACGGCCTTCTAAGTCGAAACGAGCCGATCCGCAGCAAAGTGTCCAAGTTGACAGAGAAGCTGCGCAAACGTTACCCCACTGCCGCCACAG GCAACTGTTCAAGCTGCAACGCTGTCTTCTCAGTCCTGAAGAAAAGG AAGAACTGCAGTAACTGCGGCAACAGCTTCTGCTCTCGCTGCTGCTCCTTCAAGGTGTTTCGGTCGAGCATGGGAGCGACAG CTCCAGAGGCCCAGAGGGAAACGGTGTTTGTCTGTGGCCCCTGCAACTCCTTGCTTGTCAAGCTACAATAA
- the LOC128754226 gene encoding golgin subfamily A member 7B-like — protein sequence MATEFHNLQELRHSASLANKVFIQRDYSEGTTCKFQTKFPSELESRIERTLFEDTVKTLNSYYAEAEKIGGQSYLEGCLACSTAYLIFLCMETRYEKVLRKIAKYIQEQNEKVYAPRGLLITDPIERGMRVIEISIYEDRGSSGSTSGSSSVSSSTAR from the exons ATGGCGACAGAG TTCCACAACCTCCAGGAGTTGAGGCACAGCGCATCCTTGGCCAACAAAGTCTTCATCCAGAGGGACTACAGTGAAGGGACCACCTGCAAGTTTCAGACCAAGTTCCCCTCAGAGCTGGAGAGCAGG ATTGAGCGAACTCTCTTCGAGGACACGGTCAAGACGCTGAACAGTTACTACGCCGAGGCGGAGAAGATCGGAGGGCAGTCTTACTTGGAGGGATGCCTGGCCTGCTCCACCGCGTATCTGATCTTCCTCTGCATGGAGACGCGCTATGAGAAG GTGCTGAGGAAGATTGCCAAGTACATCCAGGAGCAGAATGAGAAGGTCTACGCCCCAAGAGGTCTGCTCATCACGGATCCAATCGAGAGGGGGATGCGTGTT ATAGAGATCTCCATCTACGAAGACCGAGGCTCCAGTGGCTCCACCTCAGGCAGCAGCTCCGTGTCCAGCAGCACCGCTCGATGA
- the LOC128754205 gene encoding cartilage acidic protein 1-like isoform X1 yields MWGPTCLLLLLLIGLCRQAQAQWSEPMFQVVTETMLPHDSLHNPTQLNYGMAVTDVDGDGDLEVVVAGFNGPNLVLKYDRSQGKLQNIAIDDSNSPYYALRDVAGNAIGVTACDVDGDGREEIYFLNTNNAYSGKASYSDKLFKFRNGRFEDLLSDELNVRRGVANRMAGRSVACVDRKGTGRYSVYVANYARRDVGPHALLEMDESASDVTRGVIALSNVAAVAGVNKLTGGRGVVVGPILSQSRSDVFCDNENGPNFLFINKGDGSFGDVANKAGVEDRYQHGRGVALTDFNGDGKTDIVYGNWNGPHRLFLQSSDEKFRNIATGAFAMPSPIRTVIAADFDNDKELEVFFNNIAYMGHAPNSLFRVSRVANADPAIQQLNVGDAAEPQGRGTGGTVTDLDGDGRLELLLAHGESAQQPISVFRVAQGSTNNWLRVIPRTQFGAFARGAKVTAFTSQSGRHTRIIDGGSGYLCEMEPVAHFGLGNDRVMVLEVSWPDETVFTRSVLPTEMNSVVEIGYPTEGAVLSNDTQCGEGFTVKGGRCADPFSEAVHSSSASMFEALTNTAFCLQSLSALAALSYQTLFPYL; encoded by the exons ATGTGGGGTCCGACTtgccttctgctcctcctcctcatcggcCTGTGCCGACAAGCCCAGGCCCAGTGGTCCGAGCCCATGTTTCAGGTCGTGACAGAGACCATGCTTCCTCACGACAGCCTGCACAACCCCACGCAGCTCAACTATGGCATGGCAGTAACGGACGTGGACGGAGATGGAGACCTGGAAGTGGTCGTGGCAGG ATTCAATGGGCCCAACCTGGTGCTGAAGTATGACCGCAGCcaggggaagctgcagaacattgcTATTGATGACAGCAACTCTCCGTATTACGCTCTGAGAGATGTGGCGGGAAACGCCATCGGAGTGACAGCGTGCGATGTGGATGGAGACGGGCGAGAGGAGATCTACTTCCTCAACACCAACAACGCCTACTCTG GAAAGGCGTCGTACTCGGACAAGCTGTTCAAGTTCCGCAATGGTCGATTTGAGGATCTGCTCAGCGATGAGCTGAATGTGCGACGCGGTGTTGCTAACCGCATGGCGGGACGCTCGGTGGCCTGTGTGGACCGGAAG GGAACGGGCCGCTACTCTGTCTACGTGGCCAACTATGCCCGCAGAGACGTGGGACCTCACGCACTCCTGGAAATGGACGAGTCTGCCAGTGACGTGACCAGAGGTGTCATCGCTCTTTCCAATGTCGCCGCTGTAGCAGGCGTCAACAAGCTCACAG GAGGTCGCGGCGTCGTGGTGGGACCCATCCTCAGTCAGAGCCGCTCCGACGTCTTCTGCGATAATGAAAACGGACCCAACTTCCTGTTTATTAACAAAGGAGACGGAAGCTTTGGCGATGTGGCCAATAAAGCAG GTGTGGAGGACAGGTACCAGCACGGCAGAGGCGTCGCCCTGACTGACTTCAACGGTGACGGTAAAACCGATATTGTTTACGGAAACTGGAACGGCCCCCACAGACTCTTCCTGCAGAGCAGCGATGAAAAGTTCAGG AACATTGCCACTGGAGCGTTTGCCATGCCGTCGCCGATCCGCACGGTCATCGCCGCTGACTTTGATAACGACaaggagctggaggttttcttcAACAACATCGCCTACATGGGACACGCCCCCAACTCGCTCTTCAG GGTGTCAAGAGTTGCTAACGCTGACCCTGCCATCCAGCAGCTGAATGTGGGTGATGCTGCAGAGCCACAAGGAAGAGGAACAG GCGGAACAGTGACGGACCTGGACGGAGACGGACGTCTTGAGCTGCTGCTTGCTCACGGCGAAAGTGCCCAGCAGCCCATCTCTGTCTTCAGAGTCGCTCAG GGCTCGACCAACAACTGGCTGCGGGTCATTCCTCGGACGCAGTTCGGTGCGTTTGCCCGTGGTGCCAAGGTGACGGCGTTCACCAGCCAGAGCGGTCGACACACACGGATCATTGACGGCGGCTCTGGCTACCTGTGCGAGATGGAACCTGTGGCCCACTTTGGCTTAG GGAACGACCGAGTGATGGTCCTGGAAGTCTCCTGGCCTGATGAGACCGTCTTCACCCGCTCTGTTCTGCCCACTGAGATGAACAGCGTGGTGGAGATCGGATACCCGACAGAGGGCGCTGTGCTTTCCAATGACACGCAG TGTGGAGAAGGTTTTACAGTCAAGGGTGGCCGCTGTGCAG ATCCATTCTCTGAGGCGGTgcactcctcctctgcctccatgTTTGAAGCTCTCACTAACACTGCGTTCTGTCTTCAGAGTTTGTCAGCTCTGGCTGCTCTCTCATACCAGACACTCTTTCCTTACCTGTGA
- the LOC128754205 gene encoding cartilage acidic protein 1-like isoform X2: MWGPTCLLLLLLIGLCRQAQAQWSEPMFQVVTETMLPHDSLHNPTQLNYGMAVTDVDGDGDLEVVVAGFNGPNLVLKYDRSQGKLQNIAIDDSNSPYYALRDVAGNAIGVTACDVDGDGREEIYFLNTNNAYSGKASYSDKLFKFRNGRFEDLLSDELNVRRGVANRMAGRSVACVDRKGTGRYSVYVANYARRDVGPHALLEMDESASDVTRGVIALSNVAAVAGVNKLTGGRGVVVGPILSQSRSDVFCDNENGPNFLFINKGDGSFGDVANKAGVEDRYQHGRGVALTDFNGDGKTDIVYGNWNGPHRLFLQSSDEKFRNIATGAFAMPSPIRTVIAADFDNDKELEVFFNNIAYMGHAPNSLFRVSRVANADPAIQQLNVGDAAEPQGRGTGGTVTDLDGDGRLELLLAHGESAQQPISVFRVAQGSTNNWLRVIPRTQFGAFARGAKVTAFTSQSGRHTRIIDGGSGYLCEMEPVAHFGLGNDRVMVLEVSWPDETVFTRSVLPTEMNSVVEIGYPTEGAVLSNDTQCGEGFTVKGGRCADV; the protein is encoded by the exons ATGTGGGGTCCGACTtgccttctgctcctcctcctcatcggcCTGTGCCGACAAGCCCAGGCCCAGTGGTCCGAGCCCATGTTTCAGGTCGTGACAGAGACCATGCTTCCTCACGACAGCCTGCACAACCCCACGCAGCTCAACTATGGCATGGCAGTAACGGACGTGGACGGAGATGGAGACCTGGAAGTGGTCGTGGCAGG ATTCAATGGGCCCAACCTGGTGCTGAAGTATGACCGCAGCcaggggaagctgcagaacattgcTATTGATGACAGCAACTCTCCGTATTACGCTCTGAGAGATGTGGCGGGAAACGCCATCGGAGTGACAGCGTGCGATGTGGATGGAGACGGGCGAGAGGAGATCTACTTCCTCAACACCAACAACGCCTACTCTG GAAAGGCGTCGTACTCGGACAAGCTGTTCAAGTTCCGCAATGGTCGATTTGAGGATCTGCTCAGCGATGAGCTGAATGTGCGACGCGGTGTTGCTAACCGCATGGCGGGACGCTCGGTGGCCTGTGTGGACCGGAAG GGAACGGGCCGCTACTCTGTCTACGTGGCCAACTATGCCCGCAGAGACGTGGGACCTCACGCACTCCTGGAAATGGACGAGTCTGCCAGTGACGTGACCAGAGGTGTCATCGCTCTTTCCAATGTCGCCGCTGTAGCAGGCGTCAACAAGCTCACAG GAGGTCGCGGCGTCGTGGTGGGACCCATCCTCAGTCAGAGCCGCTCCGACGTCTTCTGCGATAATGAAAACGGACCCAACTTCCTGTTTATTAACAAAGGAGACGGAAGCTTTGGCGATGTGGCCAATAAAGCAG GTGTGGAGGACAGGTACCAGCACGGCAGAGGCGTCGCCCTGACTGACTTCAACGGTGACGGTAAAACCGATATTGTTTACGGAAACTGGAACGGCCCCCACAGACTCTTCCTGCAGAGCAGCGATGAAAAGTTCAGG AACATTGCCACTGGAGCGTTTGCCATGCCGTCGCCGATCCGCACGGTCATCGCCGCTGACTTTGATAACGACaaggagctggaggttttcttcAACAACATCGCCTACATGGGACACGCCCCCAACTCGCTCTTCAG GGTGTCAAGAGTTGCTAACGCTGACCCTGCCATCCAGCAGCTGAATGTGGGTGATGCTGCAGAGCCACAAGGAAGAGGAACAG GCGGAACAGTGACGGACCTGGACGGAGACGGACGTCTTGAGCTGCTGCTTGCTCACGGCGAAAGTGCCCAGCAGCCCATCTCTGTCTTCAGAGTCGCTCAG GGCTCGACCAACAACTGGCTGCGGGTCATTCCTCGGACGCAGTTCGGTGCGTTTGCCCGTGGTGCCAAGGTGACGGCGTTCACCAGCCAGAGCGGTCGACACACACGGATCATTGACGGCGGCTCTGGCTACCTGTGCGAGATGGAACCTGTGGCCCACTTTGGCTTAG GGAACGACCGAGTGATGGTCCTGGAAGTCTCCTGGCCTGATGAGACCGTCTTCACCCGCTCTGTTCTGCCCACTGAGATGAACAGCGTGGTGGAGATCGGATACCCGACAGAGGGCGCTGTGCTTTCCAATGACACGCAG TGTGGAGAAGGTTTTACAGTCAAGGGTGGCCGCTGTGCAG ATGTCTGA
- the LOC128754221 gene encoding coiled-coil domain-containing protein R3HCC1L-like — protein sequence MEEPRQDGEAAQPPTPSQHKRPSQALYVPKQRSQASKDGAQSRGEVKPRAQPKYTDKARKNARNKKRAEQKAKEEAQTQSSTASPDVVEEQLPAENSSPSDTTRAEGTSQLEAASCEEENADEESWDTMFNDDGDCLSQQLMEELSLTSGQGKTSIQEARFDYYNMHKFDGEEEEEEEVDLRADELSHIVEIYDFPPEFRVEDLLKCFHNYLRSGFDIKWVDDTHALGLFSSAQDAREALRSKHSMMKLRPLSKSSSATKAKARGCSDYLLPYKERPKTSAALARRLVTSALGVKTTVTKEQREEEKRKLQEAREQKRLAAKQREDAWEGK from the exons ATGGAGGAACCCAGGCAGGACGGTGAAGCTGCCCAACCTCCAACCCCGTCTCAGCACAAAAGGCCAAGCCAAGCTCTGTATGTACCGAAACAACGGTCGCAGGCCTCCAAAGACGGCGCTCAATCCCGCGGAGAAGTGAAACCCAGAGCTCAACCAAAATACACAGACAAAGCACGGAAGAATGCCAGGAACAAGAAGAGAGCGGAGCAGAAGGCGAAGGAAGAGGCACAAACACAGAGTAGCACAGCTAGTCCTGATGTGGTCGAAGAGCAGCTTCCAGCAGAGAACAGCAGCCCCTCAGACACCACCAGGGCAGAAGGGACCTCACAGCTGGAGGCTGCATCCTGCGAGGAGGAGAATGCAGATGAGGAGAGTTGGGACACCATGTTTAATGACGATGGAGACTGTCTCAGTCAACAGCTGATGGAAGAG TTGTCTCTGACAAGCGGTCAAGGAAAGACGTCTATCCAGGAGGCCAGATTTGACTACTACAACATGCACAAGTTtgatggtgaggaggaggaagaggaggaggtcgaCTTAAGAGCAGATGAGCTCTCCCATATTGTGGAGATCTATGACTTCCCTCCAGAGTTCAGGGTAGAGGACCTGCTCAAGTGCTTTCACAACTATCT ACGCAGTGGTTTTGACATCAAGTGGGTGGATGACACACACGCGCTGGGTCTGTTCTCCAGTGCTCAAGATG CTCGCGAAGCTCTGAGATCCAAGCACTCGATGATGAAGCTGCGGCCGCTCTCCAAGTCTTCCTCAGCAACCAAGGCCAAAGCTCGAGGCTGTTCAG ACTACCTCCTACCGTACAAAGAGAGGCCAAAGACCAGCGCAGCTCTGGCCCGCAGACTTGTGACCAGTGCCCTGGGTGTGAAGACCACTGTGACCAAGGAGCagagggaagaagagaagaggaaactTCAGGAAGCAAGAG AGCAGAAGCGTCTGGCAGCCAAGCAGCGCGAGGACGCTTGGGAAGGGAAGTGA